Below is a window of Callospermophilus lateralis isolate mCalLat2 chromosome 9, mCalLat2.hap1, whole genome shotgun sequence DNA.
GGGAACCATTCTAACCTGTCAAGCCCAGAGGCAGCATGGCTGAAATTTGACAGCAGCCTCCTGGAACTGCAGCTTTCAGGCTAAATGGAAAATTCAGTCCACCCCAGGAGAATACTTgccaattaaacacggtttgtttgtttgtttgcaattTTTATATGATCCACAAAAATGGCCAAGCTTGTGATTAATAGCACCATGAAAACACAGATAATGGTAGAAAACAGGATAATAAAATGAAGTTGCTTTTGATTCTGGGCCTGTTTCCTACCACTAATATCAACAAAGTAAACCATTTTAAATGAATTTGGAGGACTAAGATGTTTTTCTAGAGCAAAAATATTCTTGTAGGAGAATATAagcaaaggatataatttatcaaTATTCTCCCTAcaagataaatatatattattgcatatatgtgtgtatatatacaattttattaagcagaagaggaaagaaaggtcAACATAGCTCCTATTCAGAATGGTGCAAGCTGTCAAGTTTGCATGtagacatatttttaaaaggaaaactgAGGGAAAAAGAAGACATCTTAACTCTTGATAGAGTGATCGACTCAGGTCCAGAAATTAAAGGAGAGTACTGTGTAGGTACTAATATTTTGGTGACAGTATAGTATACATCAACATCCCGGAAATAAAACAGCTACAGTTGTGAAGAATCTCCCTCTACCATCTGGTTTCAAAAGGAATGCTCATGCCTACAGAAAGAAAAGGTAATCTGTTCACAAAAATGAGGACAGATGCTGGCCCTTGGCTGCCCATTAGCTTTGCAGATTAATACCCTTggcatctttaattttttttttttttttttttttttgtagatgtgtTTGTTTTACTGGCTGGTGCATTTTAGGAGCAGAAGCAGAGAGACAGGGACTCTATCCCAGTGAGGTCTCTTTGTTGAGCCCACATGAGTGGGGCCTTCTATAAGGCTGGTTGCAAGAGGGTGTTTGTTTTGAAAGAACCCAACAAGAGTGAGGCGGTCTGTTAAAATCGCTATCCACTGATAGAATCACTGGTCCAGTTTGAACAAAACATCAGCAGGAGATGTAAGTCACAAAACCCGTCAGATTCTCTGTGGTCTAGGAATTGAAGGCATCTCGTACTTCCAAGTTGCAGGGAACTGGTCAACGTGGTTCATGCCTGGGTACCAGAGAGTGGCAGAAGTTATGGGGTCACATCTGTAACAAAAATTAAGCATAAATTCTTTAAAAGTATATGCCGTTTCCCTTCAACAGGTTTCCCCCTTTCCCTCTCATACCCTAAtccacacacatagacacacaccaTCTGAATTCTTCCCTATGTTTTAAGACCCAGTTACCAGTTCCTCATTTTTAAGTTTTACTTTTCTCACTCTCGAGGCCTATAAGACATTCTCTTAACTCTTCATTCTAGCTGCTGCTGTCAGGGAGGGGGCCACCTTCCTGAATGTCCCTGCTCCAATGCAATAGCCCCACTGTGCATCTTCCTGCTTCTCTGCTTTTTCTGAAGACTTGAGAACAGGCTCATCCCAAGCACTGGGAACATCTCAGGGATGAGGGAGAGCAAATGGCCCCAGCAGGCAGCTCCAATCCAGTGGTGATTGAATGAGTAGATGCATGCCCCACATGCCATCCTCAAGAGAACAATTCTGGGGGGCCTTCTGTACATTTTGCAGACAGTGGTGAAGTCAGGCCTCTGTGATCTATAGCTGAGACCTTGGAAATGCATCTCCAACCACCCAGTTGCCTTTTTTCCTTGCTGTCTCATTCCCTTATCTGCCACACCACCGCTTTTCCTGGGATCACCTCCCAAGTAAACTACTGGCAACCCAAGTCCCCATCTCATAGTCTGCTGTCAGGGACCCAAAGAAAGACAGAacacattattatgaatacaatgATTGGGATAATTTTTTTCAGttgcaaaataataaaacaaaactctTTGCAACTATCAAAGCTATGGTATTAACTGCCTAGGGAGCCAAACAAGTTATTGAACACTGTGGGCATCAATTTCTGTTATCTAAAAAAAGGAGGAGTGGACTAACTGTGCATTTTTAGCTCTCTTTACTGCTAAAGTTCCATGACAACAGAAATTATGTCTCTGCCTTCAATACGGCCCTTCACCACTAAGTGTAGCAAAAATGCAGTGACTTCTTTTTCCTTACATACTTCACATCATTCCAGCCTCATAGATGTAAGACATACAAATTTTCCACAATGGAAGCTCCAGACTTTCTGGATGTTCCTCAAACTAGCAGCACCCAGTTCTAAACCTCAAaagaattggggctggggttgtggctcagtggtgcagtgctcacctagcatgcgtggggcactgggtttgatcctcagcaccacataaatataaaataaagatattgtgtccacctaaaaaaacctaaaaaataaatatttaaaaaataataggtcACTTCCACCTAACATTTCCGAGGCCATCCAAGGTTCCTAGACTTGCCTTCTCTTTGCATAGAAACAACAATATCTTCATTAATTTCTCCTAATCCCATCCCCTGTAGCATCAGTCCAGATCTCTCTTCCTAATCTCAGTGCAAGATTTTCAAACATCAGTGTAGTCCCCACAGCACCATATTCAGGTACTGTCACTTAACTCACACTCAAATATTCATCACATGATTTAATGAATTTTTCAACAAGGAAGATTTAGAATCCTTCCAGGTTTTTTTGAAATAACAATTGGGAAATTGCTTCGATGAAGTTGTGGTTTGTGAACTTTTTATTTGGTTACTTACTTTTAATAGAAATATAACTTGTGTTTAATATATTGAAAATAATATTCTGCAGAGGGCATCAATTCTATTGAGGTAAAAACCCACATTTTTACAGAAAATATTAGGTCTTAGGGATATCTacctttcctttaaaaaattaaaattccagTCTTAATATAAACAACCCTCTTCTCTCCCCAAATCTCCAGGTGGAGCTGTACCTGCAAGTCTTGGTTTCTTCGCTGCATTCACGGCTGCCATGAACATATAGTCACTATTAGGGTCATGCACACTGGATCCATACTTCTGAAAGAAAAAGTCAGAAACATGGTTTATCATCTGCTCTTTGCCATCTTCATGCCTATTTTCTATTCTTTGTTGAAGAGGTATGTGACAAAATTCCTGGCTGTAGGttaaacataataataaataattaataattaataataaaggcTTTAGTACAAAGAGTTTTCTGCCcaatttcttcctcatttttgctCTTTATTATTCCTTCCCCAGTAAACTTGGATTGTGGcactttctcttcttctttcttctttcctccttttCAGATTCTATTCTGGCACAGATACGCACACCATCTGACCAACAACCACACCCTGTATGCCCTGGAGCTCTAACACATGTACACAATATGCAGAATGGCATAGGTTCTTTGATTCAGAGCCTACAATGTAAAAGACTAAAAAGGATGTCCTACAGACATTCTTAatggtttggggttttttgttgttgttgttgttagttagttagttagtttctTAGttagtttatttgtttgttttgccatttttatttctccaaataGCTTTTCAGCACTTTTCATTAAAAGCAAGGAGTCTAGTAACTTGCCAGGGAAAGAAGCTAGAATTTCCTTTTCAGTGACTACTAGCACATTATAATATTTTCTCATTGGTATTCTTCACTTACCAGTTATGTGAGACTTACAACTAATTGTTTTGTCTTTTCCCTGACTCTTAGGAAGCTCAGATACAAAATTGCAGCCCACCtttagtaattttaaaaatcagagacatctatttttaaattttaatctccTTCCTAATCTATTGTCTTCCATAGAccccaattttctttttttaataacaataataatcatAACATATCTATATAAGCTACTGAGTCCTTTTGGAATAAAGTGAgctacaaaataaacaaataaataacctcaGTTCCAAGTTTTTATTAGTTTAATTAGTAGGTATATCTCAGGGAAAAGTACCTGTCAAACCTTTTGATCAAAAACTCTGGGCAAAGAGCAATGTGTATTTTTGGTGAGtaaataaacacttaggaaagcatATGCAAGAAGAGATAGAAATTGCTCACCTTTTTTGTAAGCcgaaaaataaaatagcatcccAAAGTGTACACTATCACAAAAGCTGCACATCCAATGGGTAACCAGAACTTCAGCTGGCAACAAAGCTGTGATTCTGGGTTGGAAAAGAGACACattgattaaaaaacaaataaacacaacCTCCAAGTATCAAATCTCTTTCAGTGCCGAATCTCTAGTTCTTTCATGGAATTTAAAGGAGCTGTTAGTCCAATAAAGCTTTGCTTCATTACCATCAAGAAACTCAGTAAATGGTAGCCAATATCACCTCAGTATTACAGCAAGGATCCAGAAACTAATACTTTAAAAACTACAAATATAtgtttataaatgtagtcaatacTGTATTTTATAAAAGAGTAAGTAGGAAAAGTAATGCTATAGAACTATGATTTTTCAATCATCGCACTTCATTCCACAAACCCAGCAGCACACACCCACTTTATACCTTCGATTAATAGGTAATCACAATTAAGCCATGAATTGAGGTATTACCTTAAATTGTTCTGTTTTTCATTGGCATATGTATTTTAAAGACACATAACCTAATTCTAAGTCAACAGTGTTAACAGTCTATGTGATTAAACTACATATTACCAATAAATGCCAATTATGATTAATAAGTCATCtcttatatatttcatcaaaaatgaTCTGCCCTCAACTATACCTAAATGAACTCCAACAGAAAAGGTACttgcttaattgttttcattAATGAGAAAAGTTGTCAGAATGTATATGTCCTCTTAAGCCCCAAACATAAAAGCAATGTCTTAccataaatatgcaaatattctCTGCTAAGAATCTTTTCTTCAAAAGGAGGAGGATCAAAAATTGATAGGTTGCAGACATAGTAGCTGCCATGAGAACTgtccaagttattcagaaaaaaggagacactgTCGTTGGATAACTGAGATTGGCAGAATTTCATGTTATTAATGGACTCCACGTTTCCACTTGTCTTTATCTTAGTGAGTTCACAGAGTACTTGCTTCCCCTTCAGTAACTCCATTTTAAACTGCTGGACTTTCTTAGGGTACTTGCATAAAATTTGTACACCTCCATTGTGAAATGTAAACATATCAAAATTGGCGAAATCATCAATTTCTCCtggataaaaataaagaaaacaaagcaaaagttATATTTTGTGAATATATTGCCCTAATAATTATATTTAATCATAAAAGTAATCTCTTGTCTTCATAAAGTCACCTCTATtgcaccaaaatgaaagattTTCATGTAGAGGCAAACACAGAAAAGAATATAACAAAAGGTAAAACTGTGACCCAGAAAAAAAACCTAATTAGAACTGTGCTTCTCTGATATGAATAAATGATATGTAAAACATTAAGTATTAAATAACACATGTAAATAGACTAAATCAAACAAACATGGGCCCTCACAACGGAGACTGATGGTAAACTAATCAATATGCAGTGATACACCATAATTTATGCTAGGAATGGAGAACTATACAGATATGTGGTTGGGATGGGATAGGTTATAATTTTGACTGGAGGATCAGAAATGCCCATTCAAAGAAATGACTTTTTCAAAATAGAAATTGAAACCTGGAGAGCTGTTGAACAAAGAGAGATTAGGAGAAAGACGCTGTTTAAGAGAAAAACACTTTTAAAAGTACAAAATATTCAAAGCTAAAATTGAACAATTATGTATAAATAGATACTTACATTATACCCTCCAACTGCAGAACAAAAGAACAGATCGATTATGTTCAAATGACACCCAGAAATGAATAATAAAGGTAAGATTTCAGATTTTTGCTTACTTTCTCACTTTTTAAGTAAACTTTAAGCTCAAAAGAACCAAAGTTCTTTTTGTGAGCTACATGGATATCACAGGAGGAGAAAACTGAAATGACTTTAGACTGGTTGCAGATTCTGAGCTACTAGTTCTTAagttctttttttactttttctgattcttgtattttttaaaaaaaaaataaatttgttttaattcgtTATACACAACAGGAAAATGCATTtaagcactttgatatatcatacatagatgggatataatttctcacttttctgagtgtacatgttgtagaatcacataggtcatgcagtcacatatatacatacagtaataatgtctgtttcattctactttctttcctatccccaaatcacctcccatcccctcccatcactttcctctacctaatctaaggtaaggctattcttccctagtgcctcctgccttattgtgaattagcatccgcatattagagaaaacattcagcctttatttttgtgggattggcttatttcgcttagcatgatattctccaactccaaccatttactagcaaattccataattttactatttaaagctgagtaatattcaattgtatttttaaaaatatgataaagTTTCATTCTGatattggaaaaaaattattaGCATGATAATTTTTACTGACATTTTGAAATCTTTTTTCTTAAGATTAAATAAGTATAagaattttaaggaaaaaaaattcccaaTTCTCCAGTGAAATAGAAatactatttgtatttttttgctCTTTATCTTCCAGATACATGCTTATTTTACATAGCAAATATTATTTGTGTTCTGCTATTGTCATTTAATGGCATATCATGAACATTTGATTTTTTCATGTAActgctttaattttctttttaaatgattaCATGATGTTCCACATGTTAATCTATCATAACCTATTAAAACTAATTTACTAAGGTGGGATAACAGGGGTTTTTTCAGCATTTAGCTTTTATGTAAATATTATGGTGTTTGGTCAAAACATTTAAATATCTTATGATAACAGTGCATCTTTTCATATAGCTTTCTTAATTAAGTGTTCCAATTTGCACTAAGACCAGTATCATTCAGGAGGATCCATTTGCTACACCTCTTCTTGCACTGATTGCCTcaatttcatttaaagttcaccACA
It encodes the following:
- the Icos gene encoding inducible T-cell costimulator, whose amino-acid sequence is MKPVFWYFFIFCFQIELLTGEIDDFANFDMFTFHNGGVQILCKYPKKVQQFKMELLKGKQVLCELTKIKTSGNVESINNMKFCQSQLSNDSVSFFLNNLDSSHGSYYVCNLSIFDPPPFEEKILSREYLHIYESQLCCQLKFWLPIGCAAFVIVYTLGCYFIFRLTKKKYGSSVHDPNSDYMFMAAVNAAKKPRLTEVTLGIRIDLLQLGTSKPVKKNTWVRGQLLLQPFSLETGPGLLR